Proteins from a genomic interval of Bombus affinis isolate iyBomAffi1 chromosome 16, iyBomAffi1.2, whole genome shotgun sequence:
- the LOC126925223 gene encoding uncharacterized protein LOC126925223 isoform X1, producing the protein MCACARAHINESQGIKNNISCFCIFQFLIRDRRAIRFRDNDGSCNENRVDHLRSGAINARWRGLERNAGEILLQSDDVQRSIELLDKVLSEYDEHEAEGEGGGGVGVGSGGGGGGGGGGDGSGGGSGGGVGDCGSSTEPSIGLTPDDESPSLGHQSEDDGYMSMNGRKAKMALIALRPVPDCPEPQDLAGISTQEFPPPPEEAERIISTLLPMVSPGNSSKRNQGHSSSRRSGRQQWMIAMEDSIRHGNGSTVTTQTTLPKTRHQRPYGWENGNSEALKLAQPPSPPSKFASLPYDGKVSFGWIPPRTNPTTIEKHREVRRRSSDEDGLEADKTHRQSFDKDRTPHLRKQRQSNEIIKSSSVEDRLLMNHEQSEQNSRRRNDSDSSEGRFSRNSESERSSIPRSSSVSVERYSMRATCGSSDFSRANSTSNERFHSDFSIAVASASSNDRVSVPTSDPFSIRNLDFVSFSLPTRTDSNERFSAPTSDRCSEERYSDMFSTRNSDFSTRNSTDFRTQSEEERFSDDSLEELLPPPPPISKRHSIAWEVPLEDDPLYAPGSTKVIGRRRRKSSDVSSVGSASKLRDFDDWQDPRLSTTDDDLVSLYSDSSTNELDQIRPQELTKNGTYVIRRGRKKERKSLPKVPTKTKSLSFENNKENRLSDVKRYSSTFDNIRSLLRENKLDEPMNDPPMEFPPSVPPDLVRVVSLPAINDETSNWPRELEVTVEEEESSDLSDKDKKPREMFELLQLSSSLSSTDNPEKGRIDVDLSNQESRNATTELNSTCNGVSLSASNSYSKGFAGLTPSSGNVFNEEPRKSPNSSNEHRLTSKIPVNLLIEDQIVKKALKENRRQLEKVSDAIKEIENVKNSESYSESKTRWARSGEAKQPLARKSSLDSESNDRGVVDRSGARKQHHDSDFDSDTASKTSPETTDIEAKRTNGSDIYASGKRLRQNGVVETHKNDQKQIENVIDAILEDSKNPDFQVSVEVLEFPPLPPSPVEEADEESSDIGQTAAIVSKPKNHSNRTMEYRPRVPPHRGPAANHSLSDSKDQQTSLNTRSMDAGFSRGKRTTPSATNSRREQIPVERRTLPTDLPGPSRRRPFTKRHSPSAEPCSSVGNGGCSSSTNANGANNGACSSSSGGTTGNIATGTSGMQTSCSLPETPVFARGSDIPRTPQHASNSTQMRRQPGWYAPTTATTGYRRNNPGLEQAIIGTELLRLAGGPNRGWYPTRKANQPRPASIEHLERLNNAYDPRLAGSGDQRKPLTLPTNITPNKYFGQSKHSSASSTREALRRVTSLLIKKGSGSKDGKSGKDNASPCGPYAAAECGDAPKKKGFFKGFWKRSRHYSLENQ; encoded by the exons GTGACGATGTGCAACGATCGATCGAGCTGCTGGACAAAGTGCTCTCAGAGTACGACGAGCACGAAGCAGAGGGCGAAGGTGGTGGAGGCGTCGGCGTCGGCagtggcggcggcggtggcggtggcggtggcggcgaCGGTAGTGGAGGTGGCAGCGGCGGAGGTGTTGGGGATTGTGGCAGCAGCACCGAACCGAGTATTGGCCTCACACCCGACGACGAAAGTCCGTCCTTAG GGCATCAATCCGAGGACGACGGTTACATGAGTATGAATGGACGAAAAGCGAAGATGGCCCTGATAGCGCTGCGTCCAGTTCCAGATTGTCCAGAGCCACAGGATCTCGCGGGAATATCTACGCAAGAATTTCCGCCACCGCCGGAAGAAGCCGAACGAATCATTTCTACTTTGTTGCCCAT GGTATCGCCTGGAAATTCTTCGAAGAGAAACCAAGGTCACTCCTCTTCTCGTCGAAGTGGTCGCCAACAGTGGATGATAGCCATGGAGGACAGCATACGACATGGAAACGGTAGCACGGTTACCACTCAAACGACTCTC CCCAAAACTCGACATCAAAGACCGTATGGCTGGGAAAATGGGAACAGCGAAGCATTGAAATTGGCTCAACCTCCGAGCCCGCCGAGCAAATTCGCCAGCTTACCATACGATGGTAAGGTGTCTTTCGGTTGGATCCCGCCACGAACCAATCCAACTACTATCGAGAAACATCGCGAGGTTAGACGTCGATCATCGGATGAAGATGGCCTCGAGGCGGACAAAACTCATCGACAGAGCTTCGACAAGGATCGAACGCCTCATCTACGAAAGCAACGTCAGAGTAACGAAATCATCAAGTCGAGCAGCGTGGAGGATCGTCTGCTGATGAATCACGAGCAATCCGAGCAGAACAGCCGAAGAAGAAACGATTCTGACTCGAGCGAAGGCAGATTCTCGAGAAACTCCGAATCAGAGAGATCTTCTATCCCACGGTCGAGCTCGGTCAGCGTCGAAAGATATTCGATGCGAGCCACTTGCGGATCATCCGACTTTTCCAGGGCGAACTCCACCTCGAACGAAAGATTCCACTCAGATTTTTCGATAGCCGTGGCCAGTGCCAGTTCTAACGATCGAGTCTCCGTGCCAACGTCCGATCCTTTCTCCATTCGAAACCTCGACTTTGTTTCCTTCTCTTTGCCGACCAGAACAGACTCCAATGAAAGATTCTCGGCACCAACCTCGGACAGGTGTTCGGAGGAACGTTACTCGGACATGTTCTCCACGAGGAATTCGGACTTCTCCACGAGGAATTCCACAGACTTTAGGACTCAATCTGAGGAGGAAAGATTTTCTGACGACTCGTTGGAGGAGCTTCTGCCTCCTCCCCCGCCCATCAGTAAGAGACATTCTATTGCTTGGGAAGTACCTCTGGAGGATGATCCACTTTATGCTCCCGGAAGTACCAAGGTGATTGGTAGGAGACGACGTAAAAGCAGCGACGTGTCCA gcGTCGGATCAGCGTCCAAACTACGCGACTTCGACGACTGGCAAGACCCCCGGTTATCGACCACTGACGATGATCTAGTCTCTCTGTATTCGGACTCCTCGACGAACGAGCTTGATCAGATACGACCCCAAGAACTAACCAAGAACGGCACTTACGTAATACGTCGTGgtcgaaagaaagaacgaaaaagtTTACCAAAAGTCCCGACCAAAACCAAAAGCTTATCGTTTGAGAATAACAAGGAGAATCGGTTGTCCGACGTGAAACGATACTCGAGTACTTTCGATAATATTAGAAGTCTGCTGAGAGAAAATAAACTGGACGAACCGATGAACGATCCACCGATGGAATTTCCACCGTCGGTTCCACCCGACCTGGTCAGAGTCGTTTCTCTTCCAGCGATTAACGACGAAACCAGCAATTGGCCGCGAGAATTGGAAGTAACTGTCGAAGAGGAAGAAAGTTCAGACCTTTCAGACAAGGATAAAAAACCTCGGGAGATGTTCGAGCTGCTCCAGTTGTCGTCCTCGTTATCGTCCACCGATAATCCTGAGAAAGGCAGAATCGATGTCGATTTGTCGAATCAAGAATCGAGAAACGCTACTACAGAGTTGAACAGCACGTGCAACGGAGTTTCGCTATCAGCCTCTAACAGCTATTCGAAAGGGTTCGCTGGTTTAACACCGTCTAGTGGGAATGTGTTTAACGAGGAACCAAGAAAATCTCCAAATTCTAGTAACGAACATCGATTAACGTCCAAGATCCCTGTTAACTTGCTGATTGAAGATCAGATTGTGAAAAAGGCTTTGAAGGAAAATCGTAGACAACTGGAGAAGGTCAGTGATGCTATCAAGGAAATTGAGAATGTGAAGAACAGCGAGTCTTATTCGGAGAGCAAGACACGATGGGCAAGGAGTGGAGAAGCGAAGCAACCATTGGCGAGGAAAAGCAGTCTTGACAGCGAATCGAATGATCGCGGAGTTGTGGATCGAAGTGGAGCGAGGAAACAGCACCATGATTCGGATTTTGATTCGGATACAGCGTCTAAAACCAGTCCTGAAACAACGGATATAGAGGCAAAAAGAACTAATGGGTCGGATATCTACGCGTCAGGGAAAAGATTGCGACAGAATGGAGTTGTTGAGACTCATAAGAATGATCAGAAGCAGATTGAAAATGTAATCGACGCTATTCTTGAAGATTCCAAGAATCCAGATTTTCAG GTGAGCGTAGAAGTTCTTGAGTTTCCTCCGTTACCACCATCGCCTGTCGAGGAAGCGGACGAAGAAAGTTCAGACATCGGTCAGACTGCCGCAATCGTCTCTAAGCCAAAAAATCATAGCAATCGAACGATGGAGTACAGACCTAGGGTACCACCTCATCGTGGACCTGCTGCTAATCATTCCCTCTCGGATTCGAAAGATCAACAAACGTCTCTCAATACCAGATCCATGGATGCTGGATTTTCTCGGGGTAAAAGAACAACACCTAGTGCCACCAATTCCAGACGAGAG CAAATACCCGTAGAACGAAGGACTTTGCCTACGGACCTACCTGGACCTTCACGACGACGTCCCTTCACCAAGAGACATTCGCCGTCGGCGGAACCGTGCTCCTCAGTTGGAAATGGTGGCTGTAGTAGCAGTACTAACGCAAACGGGGCAAACAACGGAGCTTGTAGCAGTAGCAGTGGTGGAACCACCGGTAACATAGCGACTGGTACCAGCGGAATGCAAACCTCTTGTTCGCTTCCAGAAACCCCTGTTTTCGCTAGAGGGAGCGACATTCCCAGAACTCCCCAGCATGCCAGCAATTCGACACAGATGCGTCGACAACCTGGTTGGTACGCTCCAACCACGGCTACCACCGG GTATCGCAGGAATAACCCGGGTCTGGAACAGGCGATAATCGGAACCGAGTTGTTGCGATTAGCCGGTGGCCCGAATCGTGGATGGTACCCGACGAGGAAGGCGAACCAACCGCGGCCAGCCTCGATCGAGCATCTCGAAAGACTAAACAACGCGTACGATCCACGCTTGGCTGGCTCCGGAGACCAAAGGAAACCATTGACTCTGCCGACAAACATCACACCGAACAAATACTTCGGCCAAAGTAAGCACAGCTCCGCCTCCAGCACTCGCGAGGCGCTACGGAGGGTCACTAGCTTGCTCATCAAGAAAG GAAGCGGCAGCAAGGACGGCAAAAGTGGAAAGGACAATGCATCACCGTGTGGCCCATACGCAG CTGCCGAATGCGGGGACGCGCCGAAGAAGAAAGGGTTCTTCAAAGGTTTCTGGAAGAGGTCGCGTCATTATTCGCTGGAGAACCAATAG
- the LOC126925223 gene encoding uncharacterized protein LOC126925223 isoform X3 yields the protein MCACARAHINESQGIKNNISCFCIFQFLIRDRRAIRFRDNDGSCNENRVDHLRSGAINARWRGLERNAGEILLQSDDVQRSIELLDKVLSEYDEHEAEGEGGGGVGVGSGGGGGGGGGGDGSGGGSGGGVGDCGSSTEPSIGLTPDDESPSLGHQSEDDGYMSMNGRKAKMALIALRPVPDCPEPQDLAGISTQEFPPPPEEAERIISTLLPMVSPGNSSKRNQGHSSSRRSGRQQWMIAMEDSIRHGNGSTVTTQTTLPKTRHQRPYGWENGNSEALKLAQPPSPPSKFASLPYDGKVSFGWIPPRTNPTTIEKHREVRRRSSDEDGLEADKTHRQSFDKDRTPHLRKQRQSNEIIKSSSVEDRLLMNHEQSEQNSRRRNDSDSSEGRFSRNSESERSSIPRSSSVSVERYSMRATCGSSDFSRANSTSNERFHSDFSIAVASASSNDRVSVPTSDPFSIRNLDFVSFSLPTRTDSNERFSAPTSDRCSEERYSDMFSTRNSDFSTRNSTDFRTQSEEERFSDDSLEELLPPPPPISKRHSIAWEVPLEDDPLYAPGSTKVIGRRRRKSSDVSSVGSASKLRDFDDWQDPRLSTTDDDLVSLYSDSSTNELDQIRPQELTKNGTYVIRRGRKKERKSLPKVPTKTKSLSFENNKENRLSDVKRYSSTFDNIRSLLRENKLDEPMNDPPMEFPPSVPPDLVRVVSLPAINDETSNWPRELEVTVEEEESSDLSDKDKKPREMFELLQLSSSLSSTDNPEKGRIDVDLSNQESRNATTELNSTCNGVSLSASNSYSKGFAGLTPSSGNVFNEEPRKSPNSSNEHRLTSKIPVNLLIEDQIVKKALKENRRQLEKVSDAIKEIENVKNSESYSESKTRWARSGEAKQPLARKSSLDSESNDRGVVDRSGARKQHHDSDFDSDTASKTSPETTDIEAKRTNGSDIYASGKRLRQNGVVETHKNDQKQIENVIDAILEDSKNPDFQVSVEVLEFPPLPPSPVEEADEESSDIGQTAAIVSKPKNHSNRTMEYRPRVPPHRGPAANHSLSDSKDQQTSLNTRSMDAGFSRGKRTTPSATNSRREQIPVERRTLPTDLPGPSRRRPFTKRHSPSAEPCSSVGNGGCSSSTNANGANNGACSSSSGGTTGNIATGTSGMQTSCSLPETPVFARGSDIPRTPQHASNSTQMRRQPGWYAPTTATTGYRRNNPGLEQAIIGTELLRLAGGPNRGWYPTRKANQPRPASIEHLERLNNAYDPRLAGSGDQRKPLTLPTNITPNKYFGQRSGSKDGKSGKDNASPCGPYAAAECGDAPKKKGFFKGFWKRSRHYSLENQ from the exons GTGACGATGTGCAACGATCGATCGAGCTGCTGGACAAAGTGCTCTCAGAGTACGACGAGCACGAAGCAGAGGGCGAAGGTGGTGGAGGCGTCGGCGTCGGCagtggcggcggcggtggcggtggcggtggcggcgaCGGTAGTGGAGGTGGCAGCGGCGGAGGTGTTGGGGATTGTGGCAGCAGCACCGAACCGAGTATTGGCCTCACACCCGACGACGAAAGTCCGTCCTTAG GGCATCAATCCGAGGACGACGGTTACATGAGTATGAATGGACGAAAAGCGAAGATGGCCCTGATAGCGCTGCGTCCAGTTCCAGATTGTCCAGAGCCACAGGATCTCGCGGGAATATCTACGCAAGAATTTCCGCCACCGCCGGAAGAAGCCGAACGAATCATTTCTACTTTGTTGCCCAT GGTATCGCCTGGAAATTCTTCGAAGAGAAACCAAGGTCACTCCTCTTCTCGTCGAAGTGGTCGCCAACAGTGGATGATAGCCATGGAGGACAGCATACGACATGGAAACGGTAGCACGGTTACCACTCAAACGACTCTC CCCAAAACTCGACATCAAAGACCGTATGGCTGGGAAAATGGGAACAGCGAAGCATTGAAATTGGCTCAACCTCCGAGCCCGCCGAGCAAATTCGCCAGCTTACCATACGATGGTAAGGTGTCTTTCGGTTGGATCCCGCCACGAACCAATCCAACTACTATCGAGAAACATCGCGAGGTTAGACGTCGATCATCGGATGAAGATGGCCTCGAGGCGGACAAAACTCATCGACAGAGCTTCGACAAGGATCGAACGCCTCATCTACGAAAGCAACGTCAGAGTAACGAAATCATCAAGTCGAGCAGCGTGGAGGATCGTCTGCTGATGAATCACGAGCAATCCGAGCAGAACAGCCGAAGAAGAAACGATTCTGACTCGAGCGAAGGCAGATTCTCGAGAAACTCCGAATCAGAGAGATCTTCTATCCCACGGTCGAGCTCGGTCAGCGTCGAAAGATATTCGATGCGAGCCACTTGCGGATCATCCGACTTTTCCAGGGCGAACTCCACCTCGAACGAAAGATTCCACTCAGATTTTTCGATAGCCGTGGCCAGTGCCAGTTCTAACGATCGAGTCTCCGTGCCAACGTCCGATCCTTTCTCCATTCGAAACCTCGACTTTGTTTCCTTCTCTTTGCCGACCAGAACAGACTCCAATGAAAGATTCTCGGCACCAACCTCGGACAGGTGTTCGGAGGAACGTTACTCGGACATGTTCTCCACGAGGAATTCGGACTTCTCCACGAGGAATTCCACAGACTTTAGGACTCAATCTGAGGAGGAAAGATTTTCTGACGACTCGTTGGAGGAGCTTCTGCCTCCTCCCCCGCCCATCAGTAAGAGACATTCTATTGCTTGGGAAGTACCTCTGGAGGATGATCCACTTTATGCTCCCGGAAGTACCAAGGTGATTGGTAGGAGACGACGTAAAAGCAGCGACGTGTCCA gcGTCGGATCAGCGTCCAAACTACGCGACTTCGACGACTGGCAAGACCCCCGGTTATCGACCACTGACGATGATCTAGTCTCTCTGTATTCGGACTCCTCGACGAACGAGCTTGATCAGATACGACCCCAAGAACTAACCAAGAACGGCACTTACGTAATACGTCGTGgtcgaaagaaagaacgaaaaagtTTACCAAAAGTCCCGACCAAAACCAAAAGCTTATCGTTTGAGAATAACAAGGAGAATCGGTTGTCCGACGTGAAACGATACTCGAGTACTTTCGATAATATTAGAAGTCTGCTGAGAGAAAATAAACTGGACGAACCGATGAACGATCCACCGATGGAATTTCCACCGTCGGTTCCACCCGACCTGGTCAGAGTCGTTTCTCTTCCAGCGATTAACGACGAAACCAGCAATTGGCCGCGAGAATTGGAAGTAACTGTCGAAGAGGAAGAAAGTTCAGACCTTTCAGACAAGGATAAAAAACCTCGGGAGATGTTCGAGCTGCTCCAGTTGTCGTCCTCGTTATCGTCCACCGATAATCCTGAGAAAGGCAGAATCGATGTCGATTTGTCGAATCAAGAATCGAGAAACGCTACTACAGAGTTGAACAGCACGTGCAACGGAGTTTCGCTATCAGCCTCTAACAGCTATTCGAAAGGGTTCGCTGGTTTAACACCGTCTAGTGGGAATGTGTTTAACGAGGAACCAAGAAAATCTCCAAATTCTAGTAACGAACATCGATTAACGTCCAAGATCCCTGTTAACTTGCTGATTGAAGATCAGATTGTGAAAAAGGCTTTGAAGGAAAATCGTAGACAACTGGAGAAGGTCAGTGATGCTATCAAGGAAATTGAGAATGTGAAGAACAGCGAGTCTTATTCGGAGAGCAAGACACGATGGGCAAGGAGTGGAGAAGCGAAGCAACCATTGGCGAGGAAAAGCAGTCTTGACAGCGAATCGAATGATCGCGGAGTTGTGGATCGAAGTGGAGCGAGGAAACAGCACCATGATTCGGATTTTGATTCGGATACAGCGTCTAAAACCAGTCCTGAAACAACGGATATAGAGGCAAAAAGAACTAATGGGTCGGATATCTACGCGTCAGGGAAAAGATTGCGACAGAATGGAGTTGTTGAGACTCATAAGAATGATCAGAAGCAGATTGAAAATGTAATCGACGCTATTCTTGAAGATTCCAAGAATCCAGATTTTCAG GTGAGCGTAGAAGTTCTTGAGTTTCCTCCGTTACCACCATCGCCTGTCGAGGAAGCGGACGAAGAAAGTTCAGACATCGGTCAGACTGCCGCAATCGTCTCTAAGCCAAAAAATCATAGCAATCGAACGATGGAGTACAGACCTAGGGTACCACCTCATCGTGGACCTGCTGCTAATCATTCCCTCTCGGATTCGAAAGATCAACAAACGTCTCTCAATACCAGATCCATGGATGCTGGATTTTCTCGGGGTAAAAGAACAACACCTAGTGCCACCAATTCCAGACGAGAG CAAATACCCGTAGAACGAAGGACTTTGCCTACGGACCTACCTGGACCTTCACGACGACGTCCCTTCACCAAGAGACATTCGCCGTCGGCGGAACCGTGCTCCTCAGTTGGAAATGGTGGCTGTAGTAGCAGTACTAACGCAAACGGGGCAAACAACGGAGCTTGTAGCAGTAGCAGTGGTGGAACCACCGGTAACATAGCGACTGGTACCAGCGGAATGCAAACCTCTTGTTCGCTTCCAGAAACCCCTGTTTTCGCTAGAGGGAGCGACATTCCCAGAACTCCCCAGCATGCCAGCAATTCGACACAGATGCGTCGACAACCTGGTTGGTACGCTCCAACCACGGCTACCACCGG GTATCGCAGGAATAACCCGGGTCTGGAACAGGCGATAATCGGAACCGAGTTGTTGCGATTAGCCGGTGGCCCGAATCGTGGATGGTACCCGACGAGGAAGGCGAACCAACCGCGGCCAGCCTCGATCGAGCATCTCGAAAGACTAAACAACGCGTACGATCCACGCTTGGCTGGCTCCGGAGACCAAAGGAAACCATTGACTCTGCCGACAAACATCACACCGAACAAATACTTCGGCCAAA GAAGCGGCAGCAAGGACGGCAAAAGTGGAAAGGACAATGCATCACCGTGTGGCCCATACGCAG CTGCCGAATGCGGGGACGCGCCGAAGAAGAAAGGGTTCTTCAAAGGTTTCTGGAAGAGGTCGCGTCATTATTCGCTGGAGAACCAATAG